One window of the Flavobacteriaceae bacterium YJPT1-3 genome contains the following:
- a CDS encoding LytTR family DNA-binding domain-containing protein produces the protein MNLNALIVEDEQTSREILKNYLAKYCPKVTVIGEAANVSDALSLIRKEEPDLLFLDVEMPFGNAFDLLDQVGERNFEIIFTTAYDQYALEALNAHASYYLLKPLAIDELIKAVDFVIGIRQKEEALQERVLNAAHKAVTGKITIPQQDGFEVIAVEDILYCQADDNYTYIYLVQEKKKLVSKTLKYFEEALTPMGFVRVHKSYLINVSEVIQYKKGKGGHVVLSNGQSIQVSASKKANLLANF, from the coding sequence ATGAATTTAAATGCGCTCATAGTAGAAGATGAACAAACCAGCAGGGAGATCCTAAAGAATTATCTGGCTAAATATTGCCCCAAGGTAACTGTAATTGGAGAGGCGGCCAACGTAAGTGACGCCCTGTCGTTGATCAGAAAGGAAGAGCCCGATCTTTTATTTCTGGATGTAGAGATGCCTTTTGGCAATGCATTTGACCTTCTTGATCAGGTGGGTGAACGCAATTTTGAAATAATATTTACGACGGCTTATGATCAATATGCACTGGAAGCACTCAACGCTCATGCTTCCTACTACCTGTTAAAGCCTTTGGCTATCGACGAGTTGATCAAAGCGGTCGATTTTGTAATCGGAATTCGCCAAAAAGAGGAGGCGCTTCAGGAGCGCGTCTTAAATGCAGCGCATAAAGCCGTCACCGGTAAGATCACCATTCCCCAGCAGGATGGATTTGAGGTGATTGCGGTAGAGGATATTCTCTATTGCCAGGCGGATGATAACTACACCTATATCTATTTGGTTCAGGAGAAGAAGAAATTGGTCAGTAAGACGCTCAAGTACTTTGAAGAGGCACTCACTCCCATGGGTTTTGTACGTGTACATAAGTCGTATCTCATCAATGTTAGTGAGGTGATTCAGTACAAAAAAGGAAAGGGAGGACATGTCGTCCTGAGCAATGGACAATCCATTCAGGTATCTGCCTCTAAAAAGGCCAATCTGCTCGCTAATTTTTAA
- a CDS encoding type IX secretion system membrane protein PorP/SprF has translation MKNLILALSCFALAQGLYAQEGIPVYSDYLSDNLYLIHPSMAGASNANQIRLTARQQWFDVDDAPNLQTLSANGRLGDQVGIGGIVFNDQNGYFSQRGIYATFAYHLLLSRNYVDLNQLSFGISGGLIQNTLDETQFDLTDFDPVITGTQQNDTYMNVDLGISYYFLDFYAHLTAKNILPAQRDLFGDLESTNQRRYLASAGYVFSGGELWNYEPSILFQATDETKESTIDLNFKVYREMGWGQLWGGLSYRRSFDGAEFTTDGQQVESQKLQYITPFLGANVGSFLVAYTYSYQNNSVVLSNGGFHQITLGYDFGKRREPYDCDCPAIN, from the coding sequence ATGAAAAATTTAATACTGGCGCTAAGTTGTTTTGCCCTTGCTCAAGGGCTCTATGCTCAGGAAGGAATACCGGTCTACTCTGATTATTTGTCAGACAATCTATATCTGATACACCCCTCAATGGCTGGTGCCTCTAATGCTAATCAGATTCGGCTTACTGCTCGGCAGCAATGGTTTGACGTGGATGATGCACCCAATTTACAGACCCTTAGTGCCAATGGACGTTTGGGAGACCAGGTGGGTATTGGAGGGATCGTCTTTAATGACCAGAACGGGTATTTTTCTCAACGAGGGATCTACGCGACTTTTGCTTACCATCTTTTGCTTTCGCGAAACTATGTCGATCTCAATCAGTTGTCTTTTGGTATAAGCGGAGGATTGATACAGAACACCCTCGACGAAACTCAATTCGATCTGACGGATTTCGATCCGGTCATTACCGGGACGCAGCAGAATGATACCTATATGAATGTCGACTTGGGGATCTCCTATTACTTTTTGGATTTCTATGCCCATCTGACCGCCAAGAATATTCTACCGGCGCAACGCGATCTTTTTGGTGATCTGGAATCGACCAATCAACGCAGGTATTTGGCTTCTGCCGGATATGTTTTTAGTGGTGGTGAGCTCTGGAATTACGAACCCTCCATCCTATTTCAGGCGACTGATGAGACTAAAGAATCAACCATCGATCTCAACTTCAAGGTGTATCGTGAAATGGGCTGGGGGCAACTATGGGGAGGCTTGTCCTACCGGAGAAGTTTTGACGGTGCTGAATTTACGACCGATGGCCAACAGGTAGAAAGCCAAAAGCTCCAATACATTACTCCGTTTTTGGGAGCTAATGTAGGAAGCTTTTTAGTTGCCTATACCTATTCTTATCAAAACAACTCGGTAGTGCTGTCCAACGGAGGTTTTCATCAGATCACGCTGGGATACGATTTTGGCAAACGCCGCGAGCCTTACGATTGCGACTGCCCCGCGATCAATTAG
- a CDS encoding VWA domain-containing protein has translation MKTLWIITLWGLSLIPASVNNSPKTPSVSQQALPSSPARATIQVAVLLDTSNSMDGLIDQAKAQLWEVVNDLAKARCEGEAPKLQIALYEYGNDNLNMREGYIRQVLSFSHDLDAVSQKLFGLTTRGGSEHCGQVIQTSLDQLSWNTDEKALNLIFIAGNEPFTQGPVNYRTAIARARDKDIVVNTIFCGNYTEGVNTHWKNGAQYGQGEYMAIDSDQRTVHIPSPFDEAILAKNEALNATYIAYGNEGESRQREQHAQDANAASYGAANAVKRAVSKSTHFYKSASWDLVEAAQEDDFELEEVVVETLSPELQKLSPEALKKHLNEQRAKRKKLQQEIAALNKKREAYVAKITNEEDNPLRTAMLKAIHKQGALKGYVW, from the coding sequence ATGAAAACACTATGGATAATCACCTTATGGGGACTCAGCCTGATCCCAGCATCAGTAAACAACTCCCCAAAAACACCCAGCGTTTCGCAGCAAGCACTGCCAAGCTCACCTGCTCGCGCCACCATTCAGGTTGCCGTTCTTTTGGACACCAGTAATAGCATGGACGGTCTGATTGATCAGGCCAAGGCACAATTGTGGGAAGTCGTGAATGATCTGGCCAAGGCCCGCTGCGAAGGAGAAGCGCCTAAGCTGCAAATTGCCTTGTATGAATACGGCAATGACAACCTCAACATGCGGGAGGGATATATTCGCCAGGTGCTGAGCTTTAGCCATGATCTGGATGCCGTCTCCCAAAAGCTTTTTGGGCTAACCACCCGAGGGGGCAGTGAACATTGTGGGCAAGTCATTCAAACCTCTCTTGATCAATTGAGTTGGAATACCGATGAAAAGGCCCTCAATCTCATTTTTATTGCCGGTAACGAACCCTTCACCCAAGGTCCGGTCAATTACCGAACGGCAATTGCCCGCGCCCGGGACAAAGACATTGTTGTGAATACTATTTTTTGTGGCAACTACACGGAAGGGGTCAACACCCACTGGAAAAATGGAGCGCAATACGGACAAGGAGAATACATGGCCATTGACAGCGATCAACGCACGGTACATATTCCTTCGCCTTTCGATGAGGCCATACTCGCCAAAAATGAAGCGCTCAATGCGACCTATATTGCCTACGGCAATGAAGGCGAAAGTCGCCAGCGTGAGCAACATGCTCAGGATGCCAATGCCGCATCCTACGGCGCGGCCAACGCAGTTAAAAGAGCCGTGAGTAAAAGCACCCATTTTTACAAGTCTGCTTCCTGGGATCTGGTCGAAGCTGCACAGGAGGATGACTTTGAGCTGGAAGAAGTAGTGGTCGAGACCTTGTCCCCTGAATTACAAAAACTCAGTCCGGAGGCCTTAAAAAAGCACCTGAACGAACAGCGAGCTAAGCGGAAAAAACTGCAGCAAGAGATCGCCGCTTTAAACAAAAAACGGGAAGCCTATGTGGCGAAAATAACAAACGAGGAGGATAATCCTTTACGCACGGCCATGTTAAAAGCCATTCACAAGCAAGGCGCGCTCAAAGGATATGTTTGGTAA
- a CDS encoding OmpH family outer membrane protein — MKQMRMLAVAMALLVGTAVMSAQDSKIAHIATQELVQAMPSYKAASADIAKLQKTYDSTINEMGTELQKTLERYGREAETQTDEENIRRQQEVEATRNKILEYRQNALQDLQKKEAELMKPIVEKARETIKTVARSKGYTYVLDSSPGSGVIMAEGYNLMADVKAKLGI; from the coding sequence ATGAAACAGATGAGAATGTTAGCAGTAGCAATGGCTTTACTTGTAGGAACAGCCGTTATGAGCGCTCAAGACTCTAAAATTGCACACATTGCAACTCAGGAGTTGGTGCAGGCTATGCCAAGCTATAAAGCAGCATCAGCAGACATTGCTAAGCTTCAAAAGACCTATGACTCTACCATCAATGAAATGGGTACTGAGTTACAAAAAACACTAGAACGTTACGGTCGTGAGGCAGAAACTCAAACTGATGAGGAGAACATCCGCAGACAACAGGAAGTAGAAGCTACGCGAAACAAGATCTTAGAGTATCGCCAAAATGCGTTGCAAGATCTTCAAAAGAAGGAAGCTGAATTGATGAAGCCTATCGTTGAGAAAGCACGTGAAACTATCAAAACCGTAGCGCGCTCTAAAGGATATACTTACGTTCTTGATTCTTCGCCTGGAAGTGGAGTGATCATGGCTGAAGGATATAACCTTATGGCCGATGTAAAAGCAAAATTGGGCATCTAA
- the murI gene encoding glutamate racemase, translated as MQKQGPIGFFDSGVGGTSIWRAVINELPYESTRYLADSANAPYGERSADEIIALSHKNTRLLLEMGCKLIVVACNTATTNAIDQLRAAYPIPFIGIEPAIKPAALQSKNKAVGILATRGTLSSKLFSQTADRFAKDIEIIEVVGTGLVPLIEAGKIQSSEMRKLLASYLAPMLEAKIDFLVLGCSHYPYLIPLLKELLPSEVQIIDSGAAVARQTHLVLKQKDILQGQAEADHQLYINRQQGVSILRDLLEDVPAPHTIQYKAF; from the coding sequence ATGCAGAAGCAAGGACCTATCGGTTTTTTTGACAGCGGAGTTGGCGGCACCTCCATTTGGAGAGCAGTCATCAACGAACTTCCCTATGAATCTACGCGCTATCTGGCAGATAGCGCAAATGCACCTTACGGAGAGCGTAGCGCTGACGAGATCATTGCCCTGAGTCATAAAAATACCCGGCTTTTGTTGGAGATGGGATGTAAACTCATTGTCGTCGCATGCAACACCGCCACGACTAACGCCATCGACCAATTGAGAGCGGCGTATCCAATTCCCTTTATCGGTATTGAACCTGCGATAAAACCCGCCGCCCTACAATCAAAAAATAAAGCGGTTGGTATTCTGGCGACTCGAGGAACCTTAAGCAGTAAGCTATTCAGTCAGACGGCCGATCGATTTGCCAAGGATATTGAGATCATTGAAGTTGTTGGAACCGGCTTGGTTCCCCTGATCGAGGCCGGAAAAATCCAATCTTCCGAAATGCGTAAACTGTTAGCCTCGTATTTGGCACCCATGCTAGAAGCTAAAATTGACTTTTTAGTCTTAGGCTGCAGCCACTATCCCTATTTGATCCCGTTGCTGAAAGAATTACTCCCTTCAGAGGTTCAGATCATCGATTCAGGAGCTGCAGTAGCGCGGCAGACCCATCTTGTGCTCAAACAGAAAGATATTTTACAGGGACAAGCCGAAGCGGACCATCAGCTCTATATCAATCGACAACAGGGCGTTTCCATACTTCGCGATCTACTGGAGGACGTTCCCGCACCACACACTATTCAATACAAGGCCTTTTAA
- a CDS encoding POTRA domain-containing protein, whose translation MFISLLALTFYLPQTSLAQQNDIGLANAKRYTIGSIEVTGITSYNEQTVIAFTGLRVGDELYLPGDKISKVIKDLWNLNLFSDIDFYVTDVKDGNVVDLRLDIVEVPELNEVTITGIKEKKAEELKTENKLNKGVKVTENLIANSKTFIQNKYKKKGYLNADVQIRTRSIEDSTSKNKVNMLVDVDRGNRVKIDKINFEGNTELKDSKLRKQMKNTKQKNFIRFWKRSKYIEEEYQEDLTAVIDKYKENGYRDARIISDTIIRTGEDDITLNIAVEEGNKYYIGDIEFLGNTVYTDAQLQTMLGLKRGDVYNGVQLKERIEKEGDPDADDLTNLYQNSGYLFSNINPVEVKVENDTIDFEIRIYEGKLAFFNNITVVGNDRTNDHVIYRNLRTRPGQQYSKLAVVSTIRELGQLGFFDPEQLSPEFKNVDQTSGTLDLEYRVVEQGASQIELQGGYGGGGFVGTLGLSFNNFSIQNIFNKEAYQPLPMGDGQRFSLRAQASNLYQTFSTTFVEPWLGGKRPVQFQLSLSHTVQYFFDFQNREADRDRRFLITGGSIGLAKRLQVPDNFFTISHAIGFQHFDLRNYNTGLFTFGNGSSENLSYTFGISRQDLATNPIFPVRGSEFNLTAKFTPPYSVWNGTDYAALAAEREEALAAQDLEAIGAIDQERFNWLEYYKIKFDAAWYNQIADKLVLKAQTEWGFLGAYNNDRGIPPFERFFLGGDGLGGFGLDGREVIALRGYPNQSVVPQDRDRRSNLDGNSGATVYNKYSLELRRAITLKPSASIYALLFAEAGASFDNFRDYNPFLLNRSAGVGVRIFMPAFGLLGIDFGYGFDPIPGTNGGANGWETHFIIGQQF comes from the coding sequence GTGTTCATAAGCCTCCTGGCGCTTACCTTCTACCTCCCCCAAACCTCTCTAGCCCAACAAAACGACATCGGCCTCGCGAATGCCAAAAGATATACCATTGGCTCCATTGAGGTTACGGGCATCACCAGTTATAATGAGCAAACGGTCATCGCCTTTACGGGCCTTCGCGTGGGTGACGAACTTTATCTACCCGGAGATAAGATCAGTAAAGTGATCAAAGACCTTTGGAATCTAAACCTTTTTAGTGACATTGATTTTTACGTAACCGATGTAAAAGACGGCAATGTAGTTGATTTACGCCTGGACATTGTCGAAGTTCCCGAATTGAATGAGGTGACGATCACCGGTATCAAAGAAAAGAAAGCCGAAGAGCTTAAAACAGAAAATAAACTCAACAAAGGAGTTAAGGTCACCGAAAACCTGATCGCCAACTCTAAAACCTTCATTCAAAACAAATACAAGAAGAAAGGATATCTCAATGCAGATGTCCAAATCCGAACGCGATCTATTGAAGATTCTACTTCAAAGAATAAGGTCAATATGCTTGTGGATGTCGATCGGGGCAATCGGGTAAAGATCGATAAGATCAATTTTGAAGGAAATACGGAACTCAAAGACAGCAAGCTGCGCAAGCAGATGAAGAACACCAAACAGAAAAATTTCATTCGTTTCTGGAAACGCTCTAAGTATATTGAAGAAGAGTATCAGGAAGACCTTACTGCGGTCATTGACAAATACAAAGAAAACGGTTACCGGGATGCGCGTATTATTTCAGACACCATAATCCGTACCGGAGAAGATGATATTACCCTCAATATTGCAGTAGAAGAAGGGAATAAATATTACATCGGTGATATCGAATTCTTGGGGAATACCGTGTATACAGATGCTCAATTGCAAACCATGCTGGGCCTTAAGCGTGGTGATGTTTACAATGGAGTGCAATTAAAAGAACGCATTGAAAAAGAAGGGGATCCGGATGCCGATGACCTGACCAACCTCTACCAGAATAGTGGCTATTTATTCTCGAATATCAATCCGGTGGAAGTCAAGGTAGAAAATGATACCATTGATTTTGAGATTCGTATTTACGAAGGGAAACTGGCCTTTTTCAACAACATTACCGTGGTTGGGAATGACCGTACCAACGATCATGTTATTTACCGAAATCTAAGGACTAGACCCGGTCAACAGTACAGTAAATTAGCGGTAGTCTCTACTATTCGCGAATTGGGACAATTGGGCTTTTTTGACCCGGAACAATTATCTCCAGAGTTTAAAAATGTTGACCAAACCAGTGGAACTCTCGACCTGGAATACCGAGTTGTAGAGCAGGGAGCCAGCCAAATTGAATTGCAAGGAGGTTATGGAGGTGGAGGTTTTGTAGGAACTTTAGGGCTTTCGTTCAATAACTTCTCTATCCAAAACATTTTCAACAAGGAAGCCTACCAACCGTTACCCATGGGTGATGGTCAGCGCTTCTCCCTACGGGCACAGGCAAGTAATCTTTACCAAACGTTCAGTACTACTTTCGTAGAACCTTGGTTGGGTGGGAAAAGACCGGTTCAGTTTCAACTTTCCCTCTCACATACCGTTCAGTATTTCTTTGATTTTCAAAATCGGGAAGCTGATCGCGATCGCCGCTTCCTCATTACCGGGGGATCGATTGGTTTGGCCAAGCGATTACAGGTACCGGACAACTTTTTTACCATTTCTCACGCCATTGGATTTCAGCATTTCGATTTAAGAAATTACAACACCGGACTCTTTACCTTTGGAAATGGATCCTCTGAAAACCTCTCTTATACCTTCGGTATATCACGGCAGGATTTAGCGACCAACCCTATCTTCCCGGTCCGAGGATCGGAGTTCAATTTAACGGCCAAATTTACCCCGCCTTACTCGGTATGGAATGGGACGGATTATGCCGCCCTGGCCGCTGAACGAGAAGAAGCCTTGGCCGCTCAGGATCTAGAGGCGATTGGAGCGATTGACCAGGAGCGCTTTAATTGGTTAGAATACTATAAAATAAAGTTTGATGCCGCTTGGTACAATCAAATTGCAGACAAGCTCGTATTGAAGGCACAGACAGAGTGGGGCTTTTTAGGAGCCTATAATAACGATCGGGGCATCCCTCCTTTTGAACGCTTCTTCCTGGGTGGTGATGGTCTGGGTGGATTTGGATTGGATGGTCGTGAGGTGATCGCCCTTCGCGGTTACCCTAATCAATCAGTGGTCCCACAAGACCGTGATCGACGAAGCAATCTGGATGGAAATAGCGGTGCAACCGTTTACAATAAATATTCACTAGAGCTACGTCGAGCCATTACCCTAAAGCCTTCAGCCTCGATCTATGCTTTGCTTTTCGCGGAAGCAGGAGCTTCCTTTGACAATTTTAGAGACTATAATCCGTTCTTACTCAACCGATCTGCCGGGGTTGGAGTTCGTATCTTTATGCCTGCCTTTGGTTTGCTAGGGATCGATTTCGGTTATGGATTTGATCCCATTCCTGGAACGAACGGTGGTGCTAATGGTTGGGAAACCCATTTTATTATTGGGCAACAATTCTAA
- a CDS encoding histidine kinase: MKCIRSFVLVVLMLLSGGSSTLLAQIERDRVGEEFLVRGSVLDRETDLPIGQVKVRVAGKSQTVTGADGEFRIRAALGDELLIDHEGFASVRYRITSKERIRLEVQAQRSELERADSTSAQLSFRESINAAKNSYKNNIAAGLEYVTKALEALPEERNASAKSAEAFALLGDIYMHYKQYDLAVTNYQTSLDNTDQTDIRMRLGTALIANKQYKAARILFQSVLDQKDLSGTQEKRALEGLGDVQLALGEERAATTNYKKALPEQQGKPTAADRVRLNTKIASAYDQEGDTPEAVNYYNKSLVIAEEEQDPKREAETKNSVADFLNDKQSYDAEIELREETLQALGRVAKDSIALNEPITAQKQNYKIANAYAAKREFDQAIPFLEKSIEQAEADQDIVVEKDATRRLSEVYRSKGEYDKAAASYERYVALVDEDYARKEQEIAAMARLNRLIAEKQNRILSLESDRALNQSKYELAIKDQELNEEVFKRQRILIISLLVFALLLLLAGYFMYRSMRQQRLANNLLALRSLRSQMNPHFIFNALNSVNSFIASSDERKANKYLSDFSRLMRSVLENSEEDFIPLEQEIELISNYVALEHFRFQDQFEYEITVDPDLDVSQFEIPPMLLQPYVENAVWHGLRYRKGEGHLSIHFKKEGPHEMCILVEDDGIGRTQSKALKTANQKKQRSKGMGNIEKRIQILNDMYGDRISVEIQDKNADGTGTQVLLRLKKIESL, encoded by the coding sequence ATGAAATGTATACGCTCGTTTGTATTAGTAGTCCTGATGCTCCTTAGTGGGGGGTCATCGACGCTTTTGGCACAAATCGAAAGGGATAGAGTCGGTGAGGAGTTCTTGGTTCGGGGAAGTGTACTGGATCGGGAGACCGACCTTCCTATTGGACAGGTGAAGGTGCGTGTAGCAGGAAAATCGCAAACAGTGACCGGTGCTGATGGTGAGTTTCGTATCCGAGCCGCCCTGGGCGATGAATTATTAATCGATCACGAAGGATTTGCGTCGGTTCGTTACCGAATCACCAGTAAAGAACGTATTCGTTTGGAGGTTCAGGCACAGAGATCTGAACTGGAGCGCGCAGACTCTACTTCTGCGCAATTGAGCTTTCGCGAAAGCATAAACGCAGCTAAGAACAGTTATAAAAACAATATTGCCGCTGGTCTGGAGTATGTGACCAAAGCTCTAGAAGCTTTGCCCGAGGAGCGCAACGCTTCAGCCAAGAGTGCAGAAGCCTTTGCCTTATTGGGGGATATCTATATGCATTACAAGCAGTACGATCTGGCGGTAACCAACTATCAAACCAGCCTGGACAATACCGATCAAACGGACATCCGTATGCGCCTGGGTACTGCCTTGATCGCTAATAAGCAGTATAAAGCAGCGCGCATACTCTTCCAGTCTGTATTGGATCAAAAGGACCTTTCTGGAACTCAGGAAAAAAGGGCGTTGGAAGGACTTGGAGATGTCCAGTTGGCCTTAGGGGAGGAACGAGCAGCAACCACAAACTATAAAAAAGCCCTTCCCGAGCAACAGGGCAAGCCTACTGCGGCAGATCGGGTACGCCTCAATACGAAAATTGCGAGCGCATACGATCAGGAAGGCGATACCCCTGAGGCTGTTAATTATTACAACAAAAGCCTGGTCATTGCCGAAGAGGAACAGGATCCCAAACGCGAAGCGGAGACCAAAAACAGCGTGGCCGATTTCTTGAATGACAAACAGTCGTACGACGCTGAAATCGAATTGCGGGAGGAGACCTTGCAAGCGCTGGGTCGCGTAGCTAAAGACTCCATTGCCTTAAATGAACCCATAACGGCACAAAAGCAAAACTATAAGATTGCCAATGCCTATGCCGCTAAACGGGAATTCGATCAGGCCATTCCCTTTTTGGAAAAAAGTATTGAGCAGGCTGAAGCTGATCAGGACATCGTGGTTGAAAAGGACGCAACCCGACGACTCTCTGAGGTCTATCGGAGCAAGGGCGAGTACGATAAGGCCGCCGCCAGTTACGAACGTTACGTCGCCCTGGTAGATGAAGATTACGCGCGTAAGGAACAGGAGATAGCCGCCATGGCGCGCCTTAATCGATTGATTGCGGAAAAGCAAAATCGTATTTTAAGTCTGGAGAGTGATCGGGCCTTAAACCAGAGTAAGTATGAACTGGCCATAAAAGATCAGGAACTCAACGAAGAGGTTTTTAAGCGGCAGCGTATTCTGATCATTTCGCTTTTGGTTTTTGCTTTATTGTTGCTATTGGCGGGCTATTTTATGTATCGTAGCATGCGTCAGCAGCGATTGGCCAATAACTTGTTGGCGCTGCGTTCGCTGCGCTCCCAAATGAATCCGCATTTTATCTTCAATGCACTCAACTCGGTGAATAGTTTTATTGCGAGTAGTGACGAACGTAAAGCCAATAAATACCTCTCCGACTTTTCGCGGCTTATGCGTTCGGTATTGGAGAATAGCGAAGAAGATTTTATCCCGTTGGAGCAGGAAATCGAACTTATATCTAACTATGTAGCCCTGGAGCATTTTCGGTTTCAGGATCAGTTCGAGTATGAGATCACGGTCGATCCGGATTTGGATGTTTCCCAATTTGAAATTCCACCCATGCTCTTGCAACCCTATGTGGAGAACGCGGTGTGGCACGGCCTGCGCTATCGTAAAGGCGAAGGACATCTGAGCATTCATTTCAAGAAAGAGGGACCGCATGAGATGTGTATTCTAGTAGAAGATGATGGGATAGGCCGAACGCAGAGTAAAGCGCTCAAGACAGCCAATCAGAAGAAACAACGTTCCAAAGGAATGGGCAATATTGAAAAGCGTATTCAGATCCTTAACGACATGTACGGCGATCGGATCTCAGTAGAAATACAAGATAAAAATGCAGATGGTACAGGCACTCAGGTGCTGCTTCGTCTCAAGAAAATAGAATCCTTATGA
- a CDS encoding OmpH family outer membrane protein — protein sequence MKTKVLFLLTVFISLLGNVHAQRSIRIGYIDMDYILENVPEYQDATQQLDQKVNAWKTEIEKKLSEIDRMKKTLDNERVLLTPELIEERQEEIAYEEAQILDYQQKRFGPGGDLMIQKRQLIEPVQDQVFNAVQQISENRKYDFVFDKSADLVMLYSNERFDISDEVLLSLNRASKRKQANNKQDRKEIVREEEKTVEQAQETQARQQAIEDKKKEREAYLADRKQTQDSIRAAKRAAFEKRRADLLAERQRKKDSVAAARGETVNPDTNAKASASAQSATDEQDADAKKKARQAELADRQRKKDSLMAAKRAARDAMLEERRRKRDSLIEARKKNTENTPPVIPEGDDGGN from the coding sequence ATGAAAACTAAAGTTCTTTTTTTACTGACAGTCTTTATTTCCCTGCTTGGAAATGTGCATGCGCAGCGAAGTATTCGAATTGGCTATATTGATATGGACTACATTTTAGAGAATGTACCCGAATATCAGGATGCCACCCAACAGCTGGATCAAAAAGTGAACGCCTGGAAGACCGAGATCGAAAAGAAATTGAGCGAGATCGATCGAATGAAAAAGACGCTGGATAATGAACGTGTACTGCTTACTCCAGAATTGATTGAAGAACGCCAGGAAGAGATCGCCTACGAGGAAGCTCAGATTCTGGATTATCAGCAAAAGCGATTTGGACCCGGAGGCGATCTGATGATTCAAAAAAGACAACTTATAGAGCCCGTACAAGATCAGGTTTTCAATGCGGTACAACAGATCTCAGAAAATCGTAAATATGATTTTGTGTTTGATAAATCAGCTGACCTGGTCATGCTGTACAGCAATGAGCGATTCGATATCAGTGACGAAGTTTTGCTGAGTTTAAATCGGGCATCCAAAAGAAAACAGGCGAATAACAAGCAAGATCGCAAGGAGATTGTTCGCGAAGAAGAAAAAACCGTTGAGCAAGCTCAGGAGACCCAGGCACGCCAGCAAGCTATTGAAGATAAAAAGAAAGAGCGAGAAGCCTACTTAGCCGATCGCAAGCAAACACAAGATTCAATTCGCGCTGCCAAGCGAGCAGCATTTGAGAAAAGAAGAGCAGACCTCTTAGCCGAGCGCCAGCGTAAAAAAGACTCGGTAGCGGCAGCTAGAGGAGAAACTGTAAATCCGGATACAAATGCTAAGGCCAGTGCCAGCGCACAGTCAGCGACAGACGAGCAGGATGCAGATGCTAAAAAGAAAGCACGGCAAGCAGAGCTGGCAGACCGACAACGTAAAAAAGATTCGTTGATGGCGGCAAAGCGTGCCGCACGTGATGCCATGTTAGAAGAACGCAGACGAAAAAGAGATTCGCTGATTGAGGCGAGGAAAAAGAATACTGAAAATACACCACCAGTCATCCCAGAGGGTGATGACGGCGGTAACTAA